GCCCGTGGTGGTATGGAACGTAACAAAGCGCTGTAATCTCAGATGTGCCCATTGCTATGCCCAGGCCGATCAATTGCCGACGGAAGGGGAACTGAGCACCGAGGAAGGCAAAAGGCTGCTGGACGATCTGGCGGCCTTTGGCTGTCCGGTGGTGCTTTTTTCGGGCGGTGAACCCTTGATGAGGCCCGACATATTCGAGCTTGCCGCCTATGCAGTGGAAAAGGGGATGAGGGCCGTTATATCTACTAACGGCACTCTTATAACCCCCGGGGTTGCCAGGGAACTTAAAAAAATAGGCCTTTCTTACGTTGGTATAAGCCTCGACGGGATGGAAGATGTGAACGACGCCTTCAGGGGAGTCAAAGGGGCCTTTCGTCGTGCCCTGGAAGGCATCGAGGCGTGTAAGGAAGCGGGGATAAAGGTGGGCTTGCGATTTACCATAAACAAACGTAACGTTCACGACGTCCCCGCCATGTTCGAACTGGTGGAAAAACTGGAAATTCCGAGAATCTGCTTTTATCACCTCGTTTATGCCGGGCGCGGTAGCGATCTTATGAAGGAAGACCTGTCCCATGAGGAAACCCGCAGGGTGGTGGACCTTA
This portion of the Thermodesulforhabdus norvegica genome encodes:
- the ahbC gene encoding 12,18-didecarboxysiroheme deacetylase, whose protein sequence is MIGISKLYCGTVEPSDALRYGRKSKRLPSHLLQFSEDKKPVVVWNVTKRCNLRCAHCYAQADQLPTEGELSTEEGKRLLDDLAAFGCPVVLFSGGEPLMRPDIFELAAYAVEKGMRAVISTNGTLITPGVARELKKIGLSYVGISLDGMEDVNDAFRGVKGAFRRALEGIEACKEAGIKVGLRFTINKRNVHDVPAMFELVEKLEIPRICFYHLVYAGRGSDLMKEDLSHEETRRVVDLIIDRTADLHRRGKPTEVLTVDNHADGPYVYLRLLRENPARAAEVLELLRMNEGNNSGRGIGCISWDGSVHADQFWRHYSFGNVRERPFSVIWTDLSNPLMRMLKDKKKYVKGRCRSCRWLDICGGNFRVRAEAATGDLWAPDPACYLTDEEIGLTGGVE